Proteins from a genomic interval of Zingiber officinale cultivar Zhangliang chromosome 2A, Zo_v1.1, whole genome shotgun sequence:
- the LOC122042166 gene encoding probable serine/threonine-protein kinase DDB_G0276461 — MWKLKQFMPKETNGLEGRMIEVGNVRIQVRNVIAEGGFSCVYLARDVVNLTKQYALKHMICQDEESLNLAKKEISVMKTLKGHPNVVALVAHAIFDMGRVNEVFLVMDFCEKSLPTVLENRGAGYYEEKQILLIFRDVCNAVFALHSQMPPIAHRDIKAENVLLGADGAWKLCDFGSTSTNHKCFDRPEEMGIEEDNIRKYTTPAYRAPEMWDLYRKEVISEKVDIWALGCLLYRICYFKSAFDGESKLQILNGNYRIPELPKYRSCITKLIQDMLQGPPDSRPDITQVWFRVNELLPVELQKDLPDSSTVGTQSSSSGPQDNAQRKTHLMPRRSPPPPPSKELAQNVSSMDTENSRSTQSRNGNPLGTFWSTQHSQDSVSSQATGDKGPVFDEEPIHQPKLKRNPANNSRDQQTVSPPRHSVKSYEAGSSEDFEIRFSPNGSEYGPEKNKPSNSQSKAVFQDQAFNAFVAEFDTNKFNSSNAVVGASDKDLESELSRLKQELKQVNLEKQEMTAKYEKLTAICRSQRQEIQELKRTIAAASSSPAIKEPMSQSSPGSSFSDTPPKEKIEGNLHELQQAAFPNSPATPSSDPTHWSAFGEVKVQTTPKNIHPKSVRMIRGSNHNNNTTKQPSSGSTSEPWGFNQSNFKVDSFTSEVPKASGGNTSQRFNGAGAAKSMETNQPSGWTGF; from the exons ATGTGGAAATTGAAGCAGTTCATGCCAAAAGAGACAAATGGCTTAGAAGGCCGCATGATTGAAGTTGGTAATGTAAGGATACAAGTCCGCAATGTAATTGCGGAAGGAGGCTTCTCTTGCGTTTACCTAGCTCGTGATGTTGTGAACCTCACAAAGCAATATGCTCTGAAGCACATGATTTGTCAAGACGAGGAGTCACTCAATTTAGCAAAAAAAGAGATATCTGTGATGAAGACGCTAAAAGGACATCCAAATGTGGTTGCACTAGTTGCACATGCTATCTTTGACATGGGCCGGGTGAATGAGGTGTTTCTTGTGATGGATTTCTGTGAGAAGTCACTGCCCACAGTGTTGGAGAACAGAGGAGCTGGCTACTATGAGGAGAAGCAAATCCTTCTGATATTCCGGGATGTATGCAATGCTGTCTTTGCCTTGCATTCTCAGATGCCACCTATTGCTCATAG AGATATAAAAGCTGAAAATGTTCTGCTTGGAGCAGATGGAGCTTGGAAGTTGTGTGACTTTGGCAGCACCTCAACAAATCACAAGTGCTTTGACAGGCCAGAGGAGATGGGTATCGAAGAAGACAATATACGGAAGTACACTACTCCAGCTTATAGAGCACCCGAG ATGTGGGATCTGTACAGAAAGGAAGTTATCAGTGAGAAAGTAGATATTTGG GCACTGGGATGCCTTTTGTACAGAATCTGCTATTTCAAATCTGCATTTGATGGCGAATCAAAACTTCAGATTCTTAATGGAAATTATAGGATCCCTGAATTACCAAAGTATAGGAGCTGTATCACAAAACTTATTCAGGATATGCTTCAAGGGCCTCCAGATTCTAGGCCTGACATAACTCAG GTGTGGTTCAGGGTGAATGAACTATTGCCTGTGGAGTTGCAGAAGGATTTACCTGATAGCTCAACAGTAGGAACGCAATCTAGCTCATCAGGTCCACAAGACAATG CTCAAAGGAAAACTCATTTGATGCCCCGTCGAAGCCCTCCTCCTCCACCATCTAAAGAACTTGCCCAAAATGTCTCATCCATGGACACTGAAAATTCCAGGTCTACCCAGAGCAGAAACGGGAATCCTTTGGGTACATTTTGGTCGACCCAACATTCTCAGGATTCAGTCAGTTCACAAGCGACGGGGGACAAGGGGCCTGTGTTCGATGAAGAGCCTATCCACCAACCAAAGCTCAAGCGCAATCCAGCAAACAATTCCAGGGATCAACAAACTGTAAGTCCACCTAGGCACTCTGTCAAAAGTTACGAAGCTGGTTCCAGTGaggattttgaaataagattttctccaaatgggtctgAATATGGTCCGGAAAAAAATAAACCATCCAATTCTCAAAGTAAAGCCGTCTTCCAAGACCAGGCATTCAATGCATTTGTGGCAGAGTTTGATACGAATAAGTTCAACTCCAGCAATGCTGTTGTTGGTGCAAGTGATAAGGACCTGGAATCAGAGTTGAGTAGGTTGAAGCAGGAGCTGAAGCAAGTTAACTTGGAGAAGCAAGAAATGACTGCTAAATATGAGAAATTGACTGCCATCTGCCGCTCTCAGCGGCAGGAGATCCAGGAGCTCAAGCGAACTATTGCTGCTGCAAGCTCCTCTCCTGCAATCAAAGAGCCTATGTCTCAGTCATCTCCTGGAAGCTCATTTTCAGATACTCCG CCTAAGGAGAAGATAGAGGGAAACTTGCATGAACTCCAGCAAGCTGCATTTCCAAATAGTCCTGCCACGCCTAGTTCAGATCCTACTCACTGGTCTGCTTTTGGTGAGGTGAAAGTCCAGACTACTCCCAAGAACATCCATCCAAAATCAGTTAGGATGATTCGAGGAAGCAACCACAACAACAACACTACAAAGCAGCCCAGTTCAGGTTCTACCAGTGAGCCCTGGGGCTTCAATCAAAGTAATTTCAAGGTAGATTCTTTTACCTCCGAAGTGCCAAAAGCATCAGGAGGCAACACTTCGCAGCGGTTCAATGGTGCTGGCGCAGCGAAATCAATGGAGACAAACCAGCCTTCTGGATGGACCGGATTCTAG
- the LOC122043965 gene encoding uncharacterized protein LOC122043965, with protein sequence MTTSRHLVAAALVLAAALLAPRAAATQSLSSYCESVTVPQLCANVISKSGATTLGELTKASILEAASTAQSAHDTVSRVEETQNLDDQLKHNLGVCAEAFSGAAASLKDAAQKHEELGATPQHHEATALIANAVVEVGKCNDGFSENPGLVSPVADVTSILKKLISNSLALSVDFEVRNGSD encoded by the coding sequence ATGACGACGTCCAGACATCTCGTCGCCGCCGCCCTGGTCCTCGCCGCCGCCCTCTTGGCCCCCCGCGCCGCCGCCACGCAGTCTCTGAGCAGCTACTGCGAGAGCGTCACGGTGCCGCAGCTGTGCGCCAACGTCATATCCAAGTCGGGCGCCACCACGCTGGGCGAGCTCACCAAGGCCTCCATCCTGGAGGCCGCGAGCACCGCGCAGTCGGCGCACGACACGGTGTCGCGCGTCGAGGAGACGCAGAACCTCGACGACCAGCTGAAGCACAACCTCGGAGTCTGCGCGGAGGCCTTCAGCGGCGCGGCGGCGAGCCTGAAGGACGCGGCGCAGAAGCACGAGGAGCTGGGGGCGACGCCGCAGCACCACGAGGCCACCGCCTTGATCGCCAACGCCGTCGTCGAAGTCGGCAAGTGCAACGACGGATTCAGCGAGAACCCCGGCCTGGTCTCGCCGGTGGCCGACGTCACCAGCATCCTCAAGAAGCTCATCAGCAACAGCCTCGCCTTGTCGGTGGACTTCGAGGTCAGGAACGGCTCCGACTGA